A part of Quatrionicoccus australiensis genomic DNA contains:
- a CDS encoding endonuclease domain-containing protein, with product MAAKTLTPPSPPLSGGEYSGDGSTATPSPEKGRAGEGFEAAPPKHKFLAYEKRLTAFARTNRQQPTPAENLIWQKVLRNRQFFGHKFLRQKPVGPYVVDFYCAGLNLVIEIDGDSHAEQQDDAKRTAFLEGQGLRVLRYTNRDILNNLPGVYEHLQQQLEQTLS from the coding sequence ATGGCGGCAAAAACCTTAACCCCCCCTAGCCCCCCCTTGTCAGGGGGGGAATATAGTGGCGACGGTTCAACCGCCACTCCCTCCCCTGAAAAGGGGAGGGCTGGGGAGGGGTTTGAGGCCGCCCCCCCAAAGCACAAATTTCTCGCCTACGAAAAGCGCCTGACTGCTTTCGCCCGCACAAACCGCCAGCAGCCAACGCCGGCCGAAAATCTGATCTGGCAGAAAGTCCTGCGCAACCGGCAATTTTTCGGCCACAAATTCCTCCGGCAAAAACCCGTTGGCCCCTACGTCGTCGATTTCTACTGCGCCGGACTCAATCTGGTCATCGAAATCGACGGCGACAGTCACGCAGAACAGCAGGACGATGCCAAACGAACGGCCTTCCTTGAAGGCCAGGGCCTGCGTGTCCTCCGCTACACCAACCGCGACATCCTGAACAATCTTCCCGGTGTTTACGAACACCTCCAACAGCAACTGGAACAAACCCTATCATGA
- the ureA gene encoding urease subunit gamma, whose amino-acid sequence MELTPREKDKLLIFTAGLLAERRLAKGLKLNYPEAVALITCAIMEGAREGKTVAELMHAGTQVLSRADVMDGIAELIPEIQVEATFPDGTKLVTVHNPIV is encoded by the coding sequence ATGGAATTGACACCGCGAGAGAAAGACAAACTGCTGATCTTCACCGCCGGCCTGCTCGCCGAACGGCGCCTGGCCAAAGGCCTGAAGCTCAATTACCCGGAAGCCGTGGCGCTGATCACCTGCGCCATCATGGAAGGCGCCCGCGAAGGCAAGACCGTCGCCGAGCTGATGCACGCCGGCACGCAGGTCCTGAGCCGCGCCGACGTGATGGACGGCATCGCCGAGCTGATCCCGGAAATCCAGGTCGAAGCGACTTTTCCGGACGGCACCAAGCTGGTCACCGTGCATAACCCGATTGTTTAA
- a CDS encoding urease accessory protein UreF translates to MSAALQLARLLQLASPALPVGAYTYSQGLEWAVESGVITDETTAGRWIADLMQHGIGRYEAPLVFALMAAWTAGDSAEIARLNGEFLASRESAELRAETAQMGFSLNRLVRDLRDPDLASVESTLASLGEIAFPTGWAGLAASWKIAPEAALTAYLWSWAENQVMAALKAVPLGQAAGQRLLAELGGRIPAVAVDAQKLPEMQWSNFTPAFAIACARHETQYSRLFRS, encoded by the coding sequence TTGAGCGCAGCCCTGCAACTCGCCCGCCTGCTACAACTGGCCAGCCCGGCGCTACCGGTCGGCGCCTACACCTATTCGCAGGGTCTAGAATGGGCGGTCGAATCGGGCGTCATCACCGACGAAACCACGGCCGGCCGCTGGATTGCCGACCTGATGCAGCATGGCATCGGCCGTTATGAAGCGCCGCTGGTTTTTGCCCTGATGGCAGCGTGGACCGCTGGCGACAGCGCCGAAATCGCCCGCCTCAATGGCGAATTCCTGGCCAGCCGCGAATCGGCCGAACTGCGCGCCGAAACCGCCCAGATGGGCTTCTCGCTCAACCGGCTGGTGCGCGATTTGCGCGACCCGGACTTGGCAAGTGTTGAAAGCACGCTGGCCAGCCTCGGTGAAATCGCCTTCCCGACCGGCTGGGCCGGCCTCGCCGCCAGCTGGAAAATCGCCCCCGAAGCCGCGTTGACCGCCTACCTCTGGTCCTGGGCGGAAAACCAGGTGATGGCCGCATTGAAAGCCGTACCGCTCGGCCAGGCCGCCGGCCAGCGCCTGCTTGCAGAACTGGGGGGCAGGATTCCCGCCGTAGCGGTCGACGCGCAAAAACTGCCCGAAATGCAGTGGTCCAACTTCACCCCAGCCTTCGCCATCGCCTGCGCGCGGCACGAAACGCAGTATTCGCGACTGTTCCGGTCTTGA
- the queF gene encoding NADPH-dependent 7-cyano-7-deazaguanine reductase QueF (Catalyzes the NADPH-dependent reduction of 7-cyano-7-deazaguanine (preQ0) to 7-aminomethyl-7-deazaguanine (preQ1) in queuosine biosynthesis): protein MKPSHDPSPLSPLGKATEYRSTYAPELLFPIPRQIKRSEIGVSDAALPFVGEDIWNAYELSWLNEKGKPVVALGCFRIPADSPHLIESKSFKLYLNSLNQTPFADTDTVVATLARDLSAAAGATVDVELAPLGLYPLPQIAYPDGVLLDDLDIACDTYQPTPELLQTVDAPEIEETLYSHLLKSNCLVTGQPDWGMVVIHYRGRPIERAALLRYIVSFRNHNEFHEQCVERIYCDITRQCAPAALAVYARYTRRGGLDINPFRSSGEFGPPENVREVRQ from the coding sequence ATGAAACCCAGTCACGACCCCAGCCCCCTGTCGCCCCTCGGCAAAGCCACCGAATACCGCAGCACCTACGCCCCGGAGCTGCTTTTTCCGATTCCCCGCCAGATCAAGCGCAGCGAGATCGGCGTCAGCGATGCCGCCCTGCCCTTCGTCGGCGAAGACATCTGGAATGCCTACGAACTCTCCTGGCTTAACGAAAAGGGCAAACCGGTCGTCGCCCTCGGCTGCTTCCGCATTCCGGCTGACAGCCCGCACCTGATCGAATCGAAGTCCTTCAAGCTCTACCTGAATTCCTTGAACCAGACGCCCTTTGCCGACACCGACACGGTGGTCGCGACACTGGCCAGGGATCTTTCGGCTGCCGCCGGCGCCACTGTCGATGTCGAACTGGCGCCGCTCGGCCTTTACCCGCTGCCGCAGATCGCCTATCCGGACGGCGTGCTGCTCGACGATCTCGACATCGCCTGCGACACCTACCAGCCGACCCCCGAACTGCTGCAGACGGTCGACGCCCCGGAAATCGAAGAAACGCTGTACTCGCACCTGCTCAAGTCCAACTGCCTGGTCACCGGCCAGCCGGACTGGGGCATGGTCGTCATCCACTACCGCGGCCGGCCCATCGAGCGCGCCGCGCTGCTGCGCTACATCGTCTCCTTCCGCAATCACAACGAATTCCACGAGCAGTGCGTCGAGCGCATCTACTGCGACATCACGCGCCAGTGCGCGCCTGCCGCGCTTGCCGTCTACGCCCGCTACACGCGGCGCGGCGGGCTGGACATCAATCCCTTCCGCAGCAGCGGCGAGTTCGGGCCGCCGGAAAATGTCCGCGAAGTCCGTCAATAA
- a CDS encoding urease subunit beta produces the protein MIPGELLAEPGELELNAGRPTITLVVANTGDRPIQVGSHYHFYETNAGLSFDREAARGFRLDIAAGTAVRFEPGQTRTVQLVALAGERKVYGFRGLIQGAL, from the coding sequence ATGATTCCCGGAGAACTCCTCGCCGAACCCGGCGAACTCGAACTCAACGCTGGCCGGCCGACCATCACGCTGGTCGTCGCCAATACCGGTGACCGCCCAATCCAGGTCGGCTCGCACTACCATTTTTACGAAACCAACGCCGGTCTGAGCTTCGACCGCGAAGCGGCGCGCGGTTTCCGTCTCGACATCGCCGCCGGTACCGCCGTGCGCTTCGAGCCGGGTCAGACGCGCACCGTGCAATTGGTCGCGCTGGCTGGTGAGCGCAAGGTCTATGGTTTCCGTGGCCTGATTCAAGGAGCCCTCTAA
- a CDS encoding DMT family transporter yields MQHWLYLGVAIVSEVIATSALKAAEGFTRPLPSLVVVIGYGIAFYCLSVVLRTLPLGITYAIWSGVGVALVALSGWLLYGQALDLAAVLGLTLIVAGVIVLNLFSKTVAH; encoded by the coding sequence ATGCAGCACTGGCTTTACCTCGGCGTGGCGATCGTCAGCGAAGTCATCGCCACCTCGGCGCTGAAGGCGGCGGAAGGCTTCACCCGGCCGCTGCCGTCGCTGGTCGTCGTGATCGGCTACGGCATCGCCTTCTACTGCCTGTCGGTGGTGCTGCGCACGCTGCCGCTCGGCATCACCTACGCCATCTGGTCCGGCGTCGGCGTCGCGCTGGTCGCCCTGTCCGGGTGGCTGCTCTACGGCCAGGCGCTTGACCTGGCAGCCGTGCTCGGCCTGACGCTGATCGTCGCCGGCGTCATCGTCCTCAACCTCTTCTCGAAAACCGTCGCTCACTGA
- the ureC gene encoding urease subunit alpha, with the protein MANKISRQAYAEMFGPTTGDRLRLADTDLIIEVEKDYTIYGEEVKFGGGKVIRDGMGQSQRVSAETVDTVITNALIVDAVTGIIKADIGLKDGRIAAIGKAGNPDIQPGVTIVIGPGTEVIAGEGMIVTAGGIDSHIHFICPQQIDEALYSGVTTMIGGGTGPATGTFATTCTPGPWHIHRMLEAADAFPMNLGFLGKGNASLPEALREQVEAGAMGLKLHEDWGTTPAAIDCCLTVADEMDVQVAIHSDTLNESGFVEATLGAFKGRTIHTFHTEGAGGGHAPDIIKAAGLPNVLPSSTNPTMPYTVNTIDEHLDMLMVCHHLDPSIAEDIAFAESRIRRETIAAEDILHDLGAFSMMSSDSQAMGRVGEVIIRTWQAAHKMKLQRGALLEDNARNDNFRVKRYIAKYTINPALTHGIAHTVGSVEVGKLADLVLWKPAFFGVKPSLILKGGMIAAAAMGDPNASIPTPQPVHYRPMFGSFGKALKTSVTFVSQAALQNPAVNALNLQKMLVAVSGTRTLKKSDMVHNGATPEITVDPETYVVKADGVHLVCEPATELPLAQRYFLF; encoded by the coding sequence ATGGCCAATAAAATTTCCCGTCAGGCCTACGCCGAAATGTTCGGCCCGACCACCGGCGACCGCCTCCGTCTCGCCGACACCGACCTCATCATCGAAGTCGAGAAGGACTACACGATCTACGGCGAGGAAGTCAAATTCGGCGGCGGCAAGGTCATCCGCGACGGCATGGGTCAGAGCCAGCGCGTTTCCGCCGAAACGGTCGATACCGTGATCACCAACGCCCTGATCGTCGACGCGGTCACCGGCATCATCAAGGCCGACATCGGCTTGAAGGACGGCCGCATCGCCGCCATCGGCAAGGCCGGCAACCCGGACATCCAGCCCGGCGTCACGATTGTGATCGGCCCCGGCACCGAAGTCATCGCCGGCGAAGGCATGATCGTCACGGCCGGCGGCATCGACAGTCACATCCATTTCATCTGCCCGCAGCAGATCGACGAGGCGCTCTACTCCGGCGTGACGACCATGATCGGCGGCGGCACCGGCCCGGCCACCGGCACCTTTGCCACCACCTGCACGCCGGGCCCGTGGCATATCCACCGCATGCTGGAAGCCGCCGACGCTTTCCCGATGAACCTCGGCTTTCTCGGCAAGGGCAACGCCAGCCTGCCGGAAGCCCTGCGCGAGCAGGTTGAAGCCGGCGCCATGGGCTTGAAGCTGCACGAAGACTGGGGCACGACGCCGGCCGCCATCGACTGCTGCCTGACGGTGGCCGACGAGATGGACGTGCAGGTCGCCATCCACTCCGACACGCTCAACGAATCCGGCTTCGTCGAAGCGACGCTGGGCGCCTTCAAGGGCCGCACCATCCACACCTTCCACACCGAAGGCGCCGGCGGCGGCCACGCGCCGGACATCATCAAGGCGGCCGGCTTGCCCAATGTCCTGCCCAGCTCGACCAACCCGACCATGCCGTACACGGTGAATACCATCGACGAGCATCTCGATATGCTGATGGTCTGTCACCACCTCGACCCGAGCATCGCCGAGGACATCGCCTTCGCCGAAAGCCGCATCCGCCGCGAAACGATTGCCGCCGAAGACATCCTGCACGACTTGGGTGCCTTCTCGATGATGTCTTCCGATTCGCAAGCCATGGGCCGCGTCGGCGAGGTCATCATCCGCACCTGGCAGGCGGCGCACAAGATGAAGCTGCAGCGCGGCGCCCTGCTGGAAGACAACGCCAGAAACGACAACTTCCGCGTCAAGCGCTACATCGCCAAATACACCATCAACCCGGCGCTGACGCACGGCATCGCGCACACCGTCGGTTCCGTCGAAGTCGGCAAGCTGGCCGACCTGGTACTGTGGAAACCGGCCTTCTTCGGCGTCAAGCCGTCGCTCATTTTGAAAGGCGGCATGATCGCCGCCGCCGCGATGGGCGACCCCAACGCCTCGATCCCGACGCCGCAGCCGGTGCATTACCGGCCGATGTTCGGCAGCTTCGGCAAGGCGCTGAAAACGTCCGTCACCTTCGTCTCACAAGCGGCGCTGCAAAACCCGGCGGTCAACGCCCTGAATCTGCAAAAAATGCTGGTCGCCGTGTCCGGCACGCGCACGCTGAAGAAGTCGGACATGGTGCACAACGGCGCCACACCCGAAATCACCGTCGATCCCGAGACCTACGTGGTCAAGGCCGACGGCGTGCATCTGGTCTGCGAGCCGGCGACCGAACTGCCGCTGGCGCAGCGTTACTTCCTGTTCTGA
- a CDS encoding urease accessory protein UreD has translation MNSRLPIAPPTWHAELHLGFASRAGRSVLRENRHLGPLRVQKALYPEGEGVCQAILLHPPSGIAGGDQLHIAVTVDAAAQAQITTPGAGKWYRSGGTEASQHIKFNVAAGAALEWLPQESIVFDGAIARMDTRVQLAADSRYIGWDILCLGRAAAGERFENGHFDLFCRVDRAGQPIWLERGGFAGNDAMLHSPAGWAGATVCGTLLCSFPELPQQAAALLEACRAIAPVDAASHALTALPGILVARYLGDNSEAARQWFADIWKTLRPACIGRPAVLPRIWNT, from the coding sequence ATGAACAGCCGCCTGCCGATCGCCCCGCCCACCTGGCATGCCGAGTTGCATCTCGGTTTTGCCAGCCGTGCAGGCCGCAGCGTGCTGCGCGAGAATCGCCACCTCGGCCCCTTGCGCGTACAGAAGGCGCTCTACCCGGAAGGCGAAGGCGTCTGCCAGGCCATCCTGCTGCATCCGCCCTCCGGCATTGCCGGCGGCGATCAGCTGCACATCGCCGTGACGGTCGACGCCGCGGCACAGGCACAAATCACCACGCCCGGTGCCGGCAAGTGGTATCGCTCCGGCGGCACCGAAGCCAGCCAGCACATCAAATTCAACGTCGCTGCCGGCGCTGCGCTCGAATGGCTGCCGCAGGAAAGCATCGTTTTCGACGGCGCCATCGCCCGCATGGACACCCGCGTGCAACTCGCCGCCGACAGCCGCTATATCGGCTGGGACATTCTCTGCCTGGGCCGCGCCGCCGCCGGTGAACGCTTCGAAAACGGCCATTTTGACCTGTTTTGCCGCGTCGACCGTGCCGGCCAGCCGATCTGGCTCGAACGCGGCGGTTTTGCCGGCAACGATGCGATGTTGCACAGCCCGGCCGGCTGGGCCGGTGCCACCGTTTGCGGCACCCTGCTGTGCAGCTTTCCCGAACTGCCGCAACAGGCCGCCGCGCTGCTCGAAGCCTGCCGCGCCATCGCCCCGGTCGACGCCGCATCACACGCGCTGACCGCCCTGCCCGGCATCCTCGTCGCCCGCTACCTCGGCGACAACAGCGAAGCCGCCCGGCAATGGTTCGCCGACATCTGGAAAACCCTGCGCCCGGCCTGCATCGGTCGCCCGGCCGTTTTGCCAAGAATCTGGAATACCTGA
- the ureE gene encoding urease accessory protein UreE, which produces MLILNHRSTAAATDSVALAYDERKRSRLKVTLASGLEAGIFLERGDHLHDGDKLVAEDGSTVVEILAAPEKLIEAVADSPLLFARAAYHLGNRHVPVQILPTENGGKLRFQTDHVLADMARGLGCTISEAEAPFQPESGAYGAHGGHHHGNDEATTDLHNPGHGPHRSVPKIHEFKPR; this is translated from the coding sequence ATGCTCATCCTCAACCACCGCAGCACCGCTGCCGCCACCGACTCCGTCGCGCTGGCCTACGACGAACGCAAGCGCAGCCGCCTCAAGGTGACTCTCGCTTCCGGCCTGGAAGCCGGCATCTTTCTCGAACGCGGTGACCACCTGCACGACGGCGACAAGCTGGTGGCTGAAGACGGTTCGACCGTCGTCGAAATCCTCGCCGCACCGGAAAAGCTGATCGAGGCCGTCGCCGACAGCCCGCTGCTCTTCGCTCGCGCCGCCTATCACCTCGGCAACCGGCATGTGCCGGTACAGATCCTGCCGACGGAGAACGGCGGCAAGCTGCGCTTCCAGACCGACCACGTGCTGGCCGACATGGCGCGCGGCCTGGGCTGCACGATCAGCGAAGCCGAAGCGCCCTTCCAGCCGGAATCCGGTGCCTATGGTGCGCATGGCGGTCATCACCACGGCAACGACGAAGCGACGACCGACCTGCACAACCCCGGCCACGGACCGCATCGCTCGGTGCCGAAAATCCACGAGTTCAAGCCGCGTTGA
- a CDS encoding ABC transporter substrate-binding protein gives MSVPFNVCRRLFLAASMAFLASPVLADTPTKLKFTLDWRFEGPSAPFLLAKAKGYFAAEGLDVEIDSGAGSAGAVTRVATGVYDMGFADFNALVEYDAKTPNSKIQAVYMVYNATPAAVFVLKKSGITKPADLAGKTLAAPIFDAGRKAWPAFAKSNKLAVDAVKWQTVEPALRETLLARGDVDGITGFYFTSLLNLEARGVKTEDIVALKYPDFGVELYGNAIIASPKLMAENPKAVAGVLRAFNKALKETIANPVASMAYVKERDPLINVDLETRRLKLALESSVITPEVKANGLGAVTAERMQRSLAETAEAYGLAKVPAAADLFTSAFLPAKADRMLK, from the coding sequence ATGTCTGTCCCGTTCAATGTCTGCCGTCGCCTCTTTCTCGCTGCCAGCATGGCCTTCCTTGCCAGCCCGGTGCTGGCCGATACGCCGACCAAACTGAAGTTCACCCTCGACTGGCGTTTCGAAGGCCCGTCCGCACCCTTCCTGCTGGCCAAGGCCAAGGGTTACTTCGCGGCCGAAGGCCTCGATGTCGAGATCGACTCCGGTGCCGGCTCGGCCGGTGCCGTGACCCGCGTCGCGACCGGCGTTTACGACATGGGCTTTGCCGACTTCAACGCCCTGGTCGAATACGACGCCAAGACGCCGAACTCGAAGATCCAGGCTGTCTACATGGTGTACAACGCAACGCCGGCTGCCGTCTTCGTGCTCAAGAAGTCGGGCATCACCAAGCCGGCCGACCTCGCCGGCAAGACGCTGGCGGCGCCGATCTTCGACGCCGGCCGCAAGGCCTGGCCGGCTTTCGCCAAATCCAACAAGCTGGCAGTCGATGCCGTGAAATGGCAGACCGTCGAACCGGCCCTGCGCGAAACCCTGCTCGCCCGTGGCGACGTCGATGGCATCACCGGCTTCTATTTCACCAGCCTGCTCAATCTCGAAGCGCGCGGCGTCAAGACGGAAGACATCGTCGCCCTGAAGTACCCCGATTTCGGCGTCGAACTGTACGGCAACGCCATCATCGCCAGCCCGAAACTGATGGCCGAGAACCCCAAGGCCGTCGCCGGCGTGCTGCGCGCCTTCAACAAGGCTCTCAAGGAAACCATCGCCAACCCGGTGGCGAGCATGGCCTACGTGAAGGAACGCGATCCGCTGATCAACGTCGATCTGGAAACGCGTCGTCTCAAGCTGGCGCTTGAGTCCAGCGTGATCACCCCGGAAGTCAAGGCGAACGGCCTCGGTGCGGTGACCGCCGAACGCATGCAGCGCTCGCTCGCCGAAACCGCCGAAGCCTACGGCCTGGCCAAGGTGCCGGCCGCTGCCGACCTGTTCACCTCGGCCTTCCTGCCGGCCAAGGCCGACCGGATGCTCAAGTAA
- the ureG gene encoding urease accessory protein UreG, translating to MSKQALRVGIGGPVGSGKTALTLALCQALREQIDMAVVTNDIYTAEDAKFLVNHSALAPERIIGVETGGCPHTAIREDASINLEAVDRLQRAFPGVELILVESGGDNLAATFSPELSDLTLYVIDVAAGEKIPRKGGPGITKSDLLIINKIDLAPMVGASLEVMASDAKAQRGARPFVFTNLKTGQGLDEIIAFIREKGML from the coding sequence ATGAGCAAACAAGCCCTGCGCGTCGGCATCGGCGGCCCCGTCGGTTCCGGCAAGACCGCCCTCACCCTGGCCCTGTGCCAGGCCCTGCGCGAGCAGATCGACATGGCCGTGGTCACCAACGACATCTACACCGCCGAGGACGCCAAGTTCCTGGTCAATCATTCGGCGCTGGCGCCGGAGCGCATCATCGGCGTTGAAACCGGCGGTTGCCCGCACACGGCGATCCGCGAGGATGCGTCGATCAATCTCGAGGCGGTCGACCGCCTGCAACGCGCCTTTCCCGGCGTCGAGCTGATTCTCGTCGAATCCGGCGGCGACAATTTGGCCGCGACCTTCTCGCCGGAACTCTCCGACCTGACGCTCTACGTCATCGACGTCGCGGCCGGCGAGAAAATTCCGCGCAAGGGCGGCCCCGGCATCACCAAGTCCGACCTGCTGATCATCAACAAGATCGACCTCGCACCCATGGTCGGCGCCTCGCTCGAGGTCATGGCGAGCGATGCCAAGGCGCAGCGCGGCGCGCGGCCCTTCGTGTTCACCAACCTGAAGACCGGTCAGGGCCTGGACGAGATCATCGCCTTCATCCGCGAAAAAGGCATGCTTTAG